The following are encoded in a window of Castanea sativa cultivar Marrone di Chiusa Pesio chromosome 9, ASM4071231v1 genomic DNA:
- the LOC142609909 gene encoding exocyst complex component EXO70A1-like produces the protein MGIPQAMEALSERAASIRESLQKSQTSTENMVAILGSFDHRLSALETAMRPTQIRTHSIRRAHENIDKTLKAAEVILAKFDLTRKAEAKILRGPHEDLESYLEAIDQLRSIVSFFSSNKSFKSSGGILSHTNNLLAKAISKLEDEFRQLLTNYSKPVEPDRLFDCLPNSLRPSSAASSQQSDVSSKGHSEHQNKSLENAVYTLPTLIPPRVLPLLHDLAQQMVQAGHQQQLFRIYRDTRASVLEQSLRKLGVERLTKDDVQKMQWEVLEAKIGNWIHYMRIAVKLLFAGEKNVCDQIFDGVDSLRDQCFADVTSNSMSVLLSFGEAIAKSKRSPEKLFVLLDMYEIMRELQSEMETLFGSKYCNDMRESSVSLTKRLAQTAQETFGDFEEAVEKDATKTSVFDGTVHPLTSYVINYVKFLFDYQSTLKQLFQEFDSRNPEAQLASVTTRIMQALQNNLDGKSKQYKDSALTQLFLMNNIHYIVRSVRRSEAKDLLGDDWVQIHRRIVQQHANQYKRVSWAKILQCLTVQASNSSGGGGPIGGDGSGSQLSRAGVKDRFKTFNVQFEEIHQRQSQWTVPDSELRESLRLAVAEVLLPAYRSFLRRHGPQIESGKNPQKYIRYTPEDLEHMLGEFFEGKTWNEQKR, from the exons atggggATTCCACAAGCAATGGAGGCTCTGAGCGAGAGAGCTGCGTCCATAAGAGAGTCATTGCAGAAGAGCCAAACAAGCACCGAAAACATGGTCGCCATTCTCGGCTCCTTCGATCACCGCCTCTCTGCTCTCGAAACCGCCATGCGTCCCACTCAG ATACGAACGCATTCGATTCGAAGAGCACATGAGAATATTGATAAGACATTGAAGGCTGCAGAGGTTATATTGGCGAAATTCGACCTCACGCGCAAG GCAGAGGCCAAAATTCTAAGAGGGCCTCATGAGGACCTTGAAAGCTACTTAGAAGCAATTGATCAGCTAAGAAGCATTGTTAGTTTTTTCAGCAGCAACAAAAGTTTTAAGAGTAGTGGTGGCATCCTTAGCCACACCAATAATTTGCTTGCAAAAGCTATCTCAAAACTCGAAGATGAGTTCAGGCAGCTTTTAACAAATTACAG CAAGCCTGTGGAACCTGATCGTCTTTTTGATTGTCTTCCCAACTCTCTACGGCCATCATCAGCAGCATCTAGCCAGCAAAGCGATGTTAGTAGCAAGGGTCATTCTGAGCACCAAAACAAAAGCTTGGAAAATGCTGTTTATACGCTTCCAACTCTCATACCTCCCAGGGTTTTGCCACTGCTGCATGATTTAGCCCAGCAAATGGTTCAAGCTGGCCATCAACAACAGCTATTTAGAATTTACAG GGATACTCGTGCTTCAGTTTTGGAACAGTCTCTCAGAAAATTAGGCGTGGAAAGACTTACAAAAGATGATGTACAGAAAATGCAGTGGGAGGTTTTGGAGGCTAAGATTGGGAATTGGATACATTACATGCGGATTGCT GTCAAGCTGCTCTTCGCTGGGGAAAAGAATGTTTGTGATCAAATATTTGATGGTGTTGATTCTCTCAGGGATCAGTGTTTTGCTGATGTCACTTCAAACAGTATGTCTGTGTTGCTCAGTTTTGGAGAGGCTATTGCTAAAAGCAAGAGATCCCcagaaaaattatttgttctCTTAGACATGTATGAGATAATGAGAGAACTTCAGTCAGAG ATGGAAACACTTTTTGGAAGTAAGTATTGCAATGATATGCGGGAATCTTCAGTGAGTTTGACAAAACGGTTAGCTCAGACAGCCCAGGAGACCTTTGGTGATTTTGAAGAAGCAGTTGAAAAAGATGCTACAAAAACTTCTGTTTTTGATGGAACTGTCCACCCTCTGACTAGCTATGTGATAAATTATGTAAAGTTTCTTTTTGA CTACCAATCAACGTTGAAGCAACTTTTTCAGGAGTTTGACAGTCGTAATCCTGAGGCTCAGTTAGCATCTGTAACTACGAGGATTATGCAGGCTCTCCAGAATAATCTGGATGGGAAATCCAAGCAGTATAAAGATTCTGCATTGACACAATTGTTTCTTATGAACAACATTCACTATATTGTGAGATCTGTTCGGAG GTCAGAGGCAAAGGATTTGTTGGGGGATGACTGGGTGCAGATACACCGAAGGATTGTTCAGCAGCATGCAAATCAGTATAAGAGGGTTTCTTGGGCAAAG ATTCTTCAGTGTCTCACCGTTCAGGCTTCTAATTCATCTGGTGGTGGTGGTCCAATTGGAGGCGATGGTAGTGGAAGTCAACTTTCTAGAGCAGGGGTGAAAGATAGGTTCAAGACCTTCAATGTCCAATTtgaagaaattcatcaaaggCAATCTCAGTGGACAGTTCCTGACAGTGAATTGCGCGAGTCTCTGAGGCTGGCTGTTGCTGAAGTCCTCTTGCCAGCTTACAGATCTTTCCTTAGACGTCATGG GCCTCAGATTGAGTCTGGGAAGAACCCTCAGAAGTACATCAGATACACTCCTGAAGATCTTGAACACATGCTGGGTGAATTTTTTGAGGGCAAGACCTGGAATGAACAAAAGCGATAA
- the LOC142609971 gene encoding uncharacterized protein LOC142609971 → MAQFPPNLDDGEVWLPSDIFINEKPITKFNPHHHFSCSCSCSCMQDEFDELAQRIAALTLRNVSKPHPNSERLRQAVRYGSVTQAHAPLEYILDLNGGYGRSSSHHGHRLSHENLLIEQPQPPQGVYESSLRARGLKSQQNRGQNRLYPFQASSGFGVSGGRGGGGGFVKESGGTGVFHPRILNTTTTTTDLRKKQALRNRQEIQATQHLKAIGMGKQRESHHYLPPELALPQDWTY, encoded by the exons ATGGCTCAATTTCCTCCAAATTTGGACGATGGAGAAGTATGGCTTCCCTCTGATATTTTCATCAACGAAAAACCCATCACCAAATTCAACCCACACCACCATTTCTcctgctcttgctcttgctcttgcatGCAAGACGAGTTCGACGAACTTGCTCAGCGTATCGCTGCTCTCACTCTCCGAAACGTTTCGAAACCTCACCCAAACTCAGAG AGGCTCAGACAAGCTGTTCGTTACGGTTCTGTTACTCAAGCTCATGCGCCGCTGGAATATATTCTTGACCTCAACGGCGGTTACGGTCGTTCTTCCTCTCATCACGGTCACAGGCTGTCACACGAGAACCTCCTCATCGAACAACCTCAACCTCCACAG gGTGTGTATGAGAGTAGCTTGCGGGCTAGGGGTCTGAAGAGTCAGCAGAACCGCGGACAAAACCGTCTTTATCCATTTCAAGCAAGTAGCGGTTTTGGGGTTAGTGGTGGacgtggtggtggtggtggttttgtcAAAGAGTCTGGTGGTACAGGTGTCTTTCACCCACGTATTTtgaacaccaccaccaccaccactgatTTGAGAAAGAAACAAG CTTTGAGAAATAGGCAAGAGATTCAAGCCACTCAACACCTCAAAGCAATTGGCATGGGCAAGCAAAGGGAGAGCCATCACTATCTTCCACCTGAGTTGGCCTTGCCTCAGGACTGGACTTATTGA